One window of the Mycobacterium xenopi genome contains the following:
- a CDS encoding pirin family protein has translation MRATVEIRRAADRFVTTTSWLTSRHSFSFADHYDPANTHHGLLLVNNDDIVAPVSGFDTHPHRDMEILTWVLQGSLAHRDSAGNRGVIYPGLAQRMSAGSGILHSEKNDSPTEPVRFVQMWVLPDETGIAPGYQQHEIDDQLLTASLTTIASGIPRHDAAITIHNRNAALHGARLRPSNGVDLPAAPYLHLFVARGQIVVEGIGELDEGDAVRFTASDGQRVTATGPAEILVWEMHAELGG, from the coding sequence ATGCGGGCCACCGTGGAGATCCGGCGTGCGGCCGATCGGTTTGTCACCACGACTTCCTGGCTGACTTCCAGGCATTCCTTTTCCTTCGCCGACCACTACGACCCGGCCAACACACACCACGGGCTGCTGCTGGTCAACAACGACGACATCGTCGCACCGGTCAGCGGGTTCGACACGCACCCCCACCGCGACATGGAGATCCTGACATGGGTGTTGCAGGGATCGCTGGCCCATCGGGACTCCGCCGGTAATCGCGGTGTGATCTACCCTGGGCTGGCCCAGCGCATGTCGGCCGGCAGCGGAATCCTGCACTCAGAGAAGAACGATTCCCCTACCGAGCCAGTACGTTTCGTCCAAATGTGGGTGCTACCCGACGAAACCGGGATCGCCCCCGGCTACCAGCAACACGAGATTGACGACCAACTGCTGACCGCCAGCCTGACGACCATCGCCTCCGGCATACCGCGACACGACGCCGCTATCACCATCCACAACCGCAACGCCGCGTTGCACGGGGCGCGGCTGCGGCCGAGCAACGGCGTCGACCTTCCGGCGGCCCCGTACCTGCACCTGTTCGTTGCACGCGGCCAAATCGTGGTCGAGGGCATCGGCGAGCTTGACGAGGGCGACGCAGTCCGCTTCACAGCATCCGACGGCCAGCGGGTCACCGCCACCGGGCCGGCAGAAATCCTGGTCTGGGAGATGCACGCCGAACTTGGCGGCTAG
- a CDS encoding YhgE/Pip domain-containing protein, whose translation MSHPQTRHAATSPPTHDPGLAATREAARHRAKAGARATRTVRFWLVPIVITIAILSALAALYLGGILNPMSNLRHFPVAVVNEDAGPAGTRIVEGVTSGLDSTQFDVRVLSRQEAWHELDTAAVFGVVVIPPDFSSKLRDLPQAAVGAGPAVRPVIRISTNPRAGTLGASIAGQTLTRAMAVVSTKVGEQLSSQVAQQTGGATLAGAVSLLLASPIDVQSSVHNPLPDGTGNGLSAFYYALLLLLGGFTGSIVVSTLVDSMLGYVPAEFGPVYRFAEQVNISRFRTLLVKWALMLALALLTSAVYLAIASSLGMPFTHGWVLWLYGVFAIVAVGVTSTALIAVLGSLGLLVSMLVFVILGLPSAGATVPLQATPSFFGWLAKFEPMHQVFLGTRALLYLDGRADAGLSQAVTLTALGLVIGLLLGGIVTRIYDRRGYHRIPSTADTPAVQ comes from the coding sequence ATGTCTCACCCACAGACACGACACGCGGCAACCTCCCCGCCCACCCACGATCCCGGCCTTGCCGCGACACGAGAAGCGGCCCGGCACCGGGCTAAGGCCGGGGCGAGAGCTACGCGGACGGTACGGTTTTGGCTGGTGCCAATCGTGATCACCATCGCGATACTGTCGGCCCTGGCCGCGCTGTATCTCGGCGGAATCTTGAACCCGATGAGCAACTTGCGGCACTTTCCGGTTGCGGTGGTCAATGAGGATGCCGGGCCTGCGGGTACGCGCATCGTCGAGGGTGTGACGTCCGGCTTGGACTCGACTCAGTTCGACGTGCGAGTGCTGTCCCGGCAAGAGGCCTGGCATGAGCTCGATACCGCGGCGGTGTTCGGCGTGGTAGTGATACCGCCGGACTTCTCCTCGAAGCTGCGGGACCTGCCGCAAGCCGCGGTCGGGGCCGGACCCGCCGTACGGCCGGTGATCAGGATCTCCACGAATCCGCGGGCGGGAACGCTGGGCGCCAGCATCGCCGGTCAAACGCTGACGCGCGCGATGGCGGTAGTCAGCACCAAAGTGGGAGAACAGCTTAGCAGCCAGGTGGCCCAACAGACCGGTGGGGCAACGTTGGCCGGGGCGGTGTCGCTGCTGTTGGCCAGCCCTATCGACGTGCAAAGCAGCGTGCACAACCCGTTGCCCGACGGCACCGGCAACGGGCTCTCGGCGTTCTATTACGCGCTGTTGCTGCTGTTGGGGGGCTTCACCGGCAGTATCGTGGTCAGTACCCTGGTCGATTCGATGCTTGGTTACGTTCCAGCGGAATTCGGCCCGGTGTACCGGTTCGCCGAGCAGGTCAACATCTCGCGGTTTCGCACCCTTCTGGTGAAATGGGCCTTGATGCTGGCGCTGGCGCTTCTGACATCTGCGGTGTACCTGGCGATCGCCAGCAGCCTTGGCATGCCGTTCACGCACGGCTGGGTGTTGTGGCTCTACGGCGTCTTCGCGATCGTGGCCGTCGGTGTCACCTCTACAGCGCTCATCGCGGTCCTTGGCTCGCTGGGCTTGCTGGTGAGCATGTTGGTTTTCGTGATCCTGGGCTTGCCGTCGGCCGGCGCGACCGTCCCGCTACAGGCAACGCCGTCGTTTTTTGGCTGGCTGGCCAAGTTCGAGCCGATGCACCAGGTTTTCCTGGGTACCAGGGCGTTGTTGTATCTCGACGGCCGGGCTGATGCTGGGCTGTCGCAGGCGGTGACGCTGACCGCCCTCGGCCTGGTCATCGGCTTGCTGCTGGGTGGCATCGTCACGCGCATCTACGACCGGCGCGGTTATCACCGCATCCCGTCGACGGCTGACACGCCAGCTGTCCAGTAG
- a CDS encoding phosphodiester glycosidase family protein produces MFRRMAASCAAAALCAALTTSTGQPVARAEARDLLASAIANTRGSYLVYNFGAGHPAPMLNAAGNWYDGNSGGHLMIIKAASQRLSPHLLVDSHTGYQARCERNPGARTSDGLLQASEIYPPLQAWQVLGQPTIAINANFFDIRGQRGGSWKSTGCSSPLGAFVDNTRGQGRANQPVTGTIAYAGKQGLSGGDDHWSALTTMILPTEGAPSVIRPRSSNDYDAAAPVIQSLVERGSRFVAVSGIGLLSPGDTGQLNDGGPSAARTAIAYSRQKDEMYVFQGGNYTPDNIQDLFRGLGSDTAVLLDGGGSSAIVLRRDTGGMWAGAGSPRGNCDTRQVLCDSHERALPSWLAFN; encoded by the coding sequence ATGTTCCGGCGGATGGCAGCCAGCTGCGCCGCGGCGGCGCTGTGTGCGGCGCTGACGACCAGCACCGGGCAGCCGGTCGCCCGCGCCGAGGCCCGCGACCTGCTCGCCAGCGCCATTGCCAACACCAGGGGGTCGTATCTGGTTTACAACTTCGGCGCTGGTCATCCCGCGCCCATGCTCAACGCCGCCGGCAACTGGTATGACGGCAACAGCGGTGGCCATCTGATGATCATCAAGGCTGCCTCGCAACGACTTTCACCGCATCTGCTGGTCGATAGCCACACCGGTTATCAGGCCCGTTGCGAGCGCAATCCCGGTGCGCGCACCAGCGACGGGTTGCTGCAAGCGTCGGAGATCTACCCGCCGCTGCAGGCTTGGCAAGTGTTAGGCCAGCCGACGATCGCCATCAATGCCAACTTTTTCGATATCCGTGGACAACGGGGCGGGTCGTGGAAATCGACCGGTTGTAGCTCGCCGCTGGGGGCGTTCGTCGACAACACCCGCGGCCAAGGCCGGGCCAACCAGCCGGTCACCGGCACTATCGCCTACGCGGGCAAGCAAGGTCTTTCCGGCGGAGACGACCACTGGTCGGCGTTGACGACGATGATTCTGCCAACCGAAGGCGCACCGTCGGTGATTCGGCCCAGAAGCAGCAACGATTACGACGCCGCCGCGCCGGTCATCCAAAGTCTCGTCGAGAGGGGATCCCGGTTCGTCGCGGTCAGCGGGATCGGGCTGTTGTCGCCGGGCGATACCGGTCAGCTCAACGACGGCGGTCCCAGCGCCGCCCGAACGGCAATCGCGTACTCACGGCAAAAGGACGAGATGTACGTGTTTCAAGGCGGCAACTACACGCCGGACAACATCCAGGACCTGTTCCGCGGCCTGGGTAGCGATACCGCGGTGCTGCTCGACGGTGGCGGGTCGTCGGCGATCGTGCTGCGCCGCGACACCGGCGGCATGTGGGCCGGCGCCGGATCCCCCAGGGGAAATTGCGACACCCGTCAGGTTCTTTGCGACTCCCACGAGCGTGCGCTGCCGAGCTGGCTCGCGTTCAACTGA
- a CDS encoding fatty acyl-AMP ligase: MTPAPTTESGDRRTSLRPEDYLDANGDIALPAGVNLMSLLERNIAEFGDFVAYRYLDYAQSVEGQSVELTWAQLGSRVQAVSARLQQVTAPGERVAILAPQGLDYVAGFFAAIRAGTIAVPLFAPELPGHAERLEAVLGDAQPTVVLTTASASEAVQAFMRKRPLADRPRVVAIDHVPDVVGEAFVPVQVDTDDIAYLQYTSGSTRTPTGVEITHRAAGTNLLQMILSLGLNPDTRGVSWLPLYHDMGLMMIGFPVLYGGHVTLLSPMAFIRRPLRWMRALAAESRQRRVVTAAPNFAFELVAQRGLPATGEELDLSNVVLINGSEPVSMDSITKFAKAFEPHGLATTAIKPSYGMAEATLFVSTTGPNVEPTATYLDREQLTAGHAVRVTADHPHAMPLVSCGRISRSQWGVIVNPDTGEELPDGEVGEIWLHGDNIGRGYWARPEETRLVFANTLRSRLPEGSHADGAPLDATWLRTGDLGVYLDGELYITGRIKDLVIIDGRNHYPQDIEATAVEASPAVRSGRVAAFSVPVHELPAGAHPQGSGEALVIVAERAAGAGRADPQPVIDAIRAAVSRRHGLSVADVRLVAAGVIPRTTSGKLARRECRAQYLSGRLGTPLTSR, translated from the coding sequence ATGACCCCCGCGCCAACGACCGAATCTGGCGATCGCAGGACTTCGCTGCGGCCCGAGGATTACCTGGACGCCAATGGTGACATCGCACTGCCCGCTGGCGTTAACCTGATGTCTCTTCTCGAACGCAATATCGCCGAGTTCGGTGATTTCGTCGCCTACCGCTACCTGGACTATGCCCAGTCGGTCGAGGGACAGTCCGTTGAGCTGACCTGGGCCCAACTCGGCAGCCGAGTGCAGGCCGTCAGCGCACGCCTGCAGCAGGTCACAGCACCTGGCGAGCGGGTGGCGATCCTAGCCCCGCAGGGGCTCGACTACGTAGCCGGATTCTTTGCGGCGATCAGGGCGGGAACCATTGCGGTGCCGTTGTTCGCACCGGAACTGCCCGGCCATGCCGAACGTCTTGAGGCGGTGCTCGGTGATGCGCAGCCCACCGTCGTGCTGACCACTGCCTCGGCGAGCGAAGCTGTTCAAGCGTTTATGCGTAAGCGCCCACTCGCTGACAGGCCTCGGGTCGTCGCGATCGATCACGTACCCGACGTGGTGGGCGAGGCGTTCGTTCCCGTGCAAGTCGACACCGACGACATCGCCTATTTGCAGTACACGTCGGGTTCGACGCGCACCCCGACCGGGGTGGAGATAACCCATCGCGCTGCTGGGACCAACCTGCTGCAGATGATCCTCTCCCTCGGTCTCAACCCCGACACCCGCGGGGTCAGCTGGTTGCCTCTCTACCATGACATGGGCCTGATGATGATCGGGTTTCCGGTGCTTTACGGCGGGCATGTCACGCTACTGTCGCCAATGGCGTTCATCCGTCGACCATTGCGGTGGATGCGCGCATTGGCGGCCGAGTCGCGGCAGCGCCGGGTGGTGACAGCCGCCCCGAACTTCGCGTTCGAATTGGTGGCGCAACGCGGTCTTCCTGCGACGGGCGAGGAACTCGACCTCAGCAACGTCGTTCTGATCAACGGTTCCGAACCGGTCAGCATGGACTCGATTACGAAGTTCGCCAAGGCATTCGAGCCCCACGGGCTGGCGACAACCGCAATCAAACCGTCGTATGGGATGGCCGAGGCGACCCTGTTCGTCTCGACCACCGGCCCCAACGTTGAGCCAACCGCCACCTATCTCGATCGGGAGCAATTGACGGCCGGCCACGCGGTGCGCGTCACCGCCGATCACCCGCATGCGATGCCGCTCGTCTCCTGCGGCCGGATCTCTCGCAGCCAGTGGGGTGTCATCGTCAATCCCGACACCGGCGAGGAGCTGCCCGACGGCGAGGTCGGCGAGATCTGGCTACACGGCGACAATATCGGCCGCGGCTACTGGGCACGTCCGGAGGAAACCAGGCTGGTGTTCGCCAACACGCTGCGTTCCCGACTCCCGGAGGGCAGCCACGCCGACGGGGCGCCCCTGGACGCCACCTGGCTGCGGACCGGTGATCTGGGCGTTTACCTCGACGGCGAGCTCTATATCACCGGACGTATCAAGGATCTGGTGATCATCGACGGACGCAATCACTACCCGCAGGACATCGAGGCCACCGCCGTTGAGGCGTCGCCGGCGGTGCGGTCAGGTCGGGTCGCGGCATTCTCGGTGCCGGTTCACGAGCTGCCGGCGGGAGCGCACCCACAGGGCAGCGGGGAAGCGCTTGTGATTGTTGCCGAACGCGCGGCGGGCGCAGGCCGGGCCGATCCGCAACCGGTGATCGACGCGATCCGGGCTGCGGTGTCTCGCCGACACGGATTATCGGTAGCCGATGTGCGTTTGGTGGCGGCGGGTGTCATTCCACGCACCACCAGCGGCAAGTTGGCTCGCCGGGAATGTCGTGCGCAATACCTGAGTGGGCGTTTGGGTACACCTTTGACGTCGCGCTAA
- a CDS encoding YoaK family protein produces the protein MAVASPVSHRSTVAALLLLTFATGIVDAISVLVLGHVFVANMTGNVIFLGFWFVPSGVDLTAAVVAFGGFLAGTVIGGRLARHLGGQTRLWLVAALGMEVAMLAVLSVLAGVGVLDYRDNTKLILIAGLGLTFGVQNATARQFGVQELTTTVLTSTIVGLGFDSRLAGGTGHREKLRYSVVFTMCGGAVLGATLSRVAVAPVIALAALVVLSSLLMFRFGRKADS, from the coding sequence ATGGCCGTTGCCTCGCCGGTGTCCCACCGGTCAACGGTAGCCGCGCTGTTGCTGTTGACGTTTGCAACCGGAATTGTCGACGCGATCAGCGTCCTAGTTCTCGGCCATGTGTTCGTCGCCAATATGACCGGGAACGTGATTTTCCTGGGATTTTGGTTTGTCCCCTCCGGGGTCGACTTGACCGCAGCGGTGGTCGCCTTCGGCGGCTTTCTGGCCGGCACCGTAATCGGCGGCCGCCTGGCGCGACACCTCGGCGGGCAGACGCGGTTATGGCTGGTCGCGGCGCTGGGTATGGAGGTCGCGATGTTGGCAGTGTTGTCGGTTCTGGCCGGGGTGGGGGTGCTGGATTATCGCGACAACACCAAGCTCATCCTGATCGCGGGGCTGGGCCTGACGTTCGGCGTGCAAAACGCTACAGCCCGCCAGTTCGGCGTCCAGGAACTTACCACCACGGTGCTCACCTCGACGATCGTCGGCCTCGGTTTCGATAGCAGGCTGGCTGGCGGAACTGGACATCGTGAAAAGCTGCGCTACAGCGTCGTTTTCACGATGTGCGGCGGTGCGGTGCTGGGTGCGACGTTATCGCGAGTGGCCGTGGCACCGGTGATCGCCTTGGCCGCCCTGGTGGTGCTGTCGAGCCTGTTGATGTTCCGATTTGGGCGAAAAGCTGACAGTTGA
- a CDS encoding mammalian cell entry protein, whose protein sequence is MEDQQPRAGDVTGRKPSHRMPRRWGRGRRARIGTDAATSGGIDKDSATDTATEDRVEAGPVETDAPHREVADHKSDAGVAETSSGDEEQDADAEAEDAADMSDQDGAPARRPAGKRLVIAVGVAAALFVGSAAFAGATVQPYLADRATVATKLKIARTAADAITTLWTYTPDNMDTLADRAANYLSGDFEAQYRKFVDGIAPANKQAKVTNNTQVTGVAVESLAGPEAIAIVYTNTTSTSPLTKGIPSLKYLSYRLFMKRAHGRWLVNRMTTITSLDLTPRL, encoded by the coding sequence GTGGAAGATCAGCAACCTCGTGCAGGTGATGTGACCGGACGCAAGCCGTCGCATCGCATGCCCCGGCGGTGGGGACGTGGTCGCCGGGCCCGAATCGGAACCGACGCAGCGACGTCCGGTGGCATCGACAAAGATTCGGCGACGGATACCGCCACCGAGGACCGGGTGGAGGCCGGGCCTGTCGAAACCGACGCCCCCCATCGCGAGGTTGCCGACCACAAATCCGACGCCGGTGTCGCCGAGACCAGCAGCGGTGACGAGGAACAGGATGCAGACGCCGAGGCCGAAGACGCCGCCGACATGTCCGACCAGGATGGCGCACCTGCCCGGCGACCGGCCGGCAAGAGGCTCGTCATCGCGGTCGGTGTGGCGGCCGCTTTGTTCGTCGGCTCCGCGGCTTTCGCGGGGGCTACAGTGCAGCCTTATCTGGCCGATCGGGCCACCGTGGCCACCAAGCTCAAGATCGCGCGCACTGCAGCCGATGCCATCACCACGTTGTGGACCTACACACCGGACAATATGGACACGCTGGCTGATCGCGCGGCGAACTACCTCAGCGGTGATTTCGAAGCGCAGTACCGCAAATTCGTCGACGGGATCGCGCCGGCCAACAAGCAGGCAAAGGTAACCAACAACACCCAGGTCACCGGGGTGGCCGTGGAATCGCTTGCGGGGCCGGAAGCCATCGCGATCGTGTACACCAACACGACCTCGACCAGCCCTCTGACCAAAGGTATTCCGTCGCTGAAGTATTTGTCTTATCGGCTGTTCATGAAGCGTGCGCACGGACGTTGGCTGGTGAACCGGATGACGACAATCACGTCGCTGGACTTGACACCACGGCTGTAA
- a CDS encoding mammalian cell entry protein, producing the protein MSPRRKFRPGDEPLLVAPTLKRSRRLALRLRPRVLMSEVRAGLRSGRWGLALATTVAVVIMVTAISTCALMLISHESHRRIAAKEAAVLTYVSSFMTQFTSVDPFHANDYVDRVLAEATGDFAKQYQDKENEVLVQVARGEPTKGTVLDAGVERWTDDGGANVLVAVDVTAKSPDGKQVFENATRWVATARQEGNQWKISNLVQVM; encoded by the coding sequence ATGAGCCCACGCCGCAAGTTTCGACCCGGTGACGAACCACTGCTGGTCGCCCCTACCCTGAAGCGGTCGCGACGGTTGGCTTTGCGGCTTAGGCCGCGAGTCCTAATGTCGGAGGTCCGCGCGGGTTTGCGGTCAGGACGATGGGGATTGGCGCTTGCTACGACGGTTGCCGTCGTGATCATGGTGACCGCGATTTCGACATGTGCTCTGATGCTGATCTCGCACGAATCCCATCGGCGGATCGCGGCTAAAGAAGCGGCGGTACTGACCTACGTCAGTTCGTTCATGACGCAGTTCACCTCCGTGGATCCATTCCACGCCAATGACTATGTCGATCGCGTGTTAGCTGAAGCCACAGGGGATTTCGCGAAGCAATACCAGGACAAGGAGAACGAGGTCCTCGTCCAGGTCGCCCGAGGTGAACCGACGAAAGGCACAGTGCTCGACGCTGGCGTGGAACGGTGGACCGACGATGGCGGCGCCAACGTGCTCGTCGCCGTTGATGTCACCGCGAAGTCCCCGGACGGCAAGCAGGTGTTCGAGAACGCTACACGGTGGGTGGCGACGGCGAGGCAGGAAGGGAACCAGTGGAAGATCAGCAACCTCGTGCAGGTGATGTGA
- a CDS encoding RDD family protein, producing the protein MTAVADTAATTQDTNVDPRDHLAPWHFRATAFAVDVLPGVAVLTTMAFVALSVPLRSAYWWLCVSVIGFVFMLMAVNRSLLPTITGWSMGRAFCGIAVVRQGGEAAGPWRLLLRDLAHLLDTGSVLVGWLWPLWDPRKRTFADLLLRTEVRRVDRGRRPRKIRRLTGVAVLTAALLCLAGVAVDYWVVYRHDHALDQVRKQVAVQGPKIVAEMLTYDPKTLQSDFEHARSLTTDKYREQLAAQQQAVQKGRPVVNQYWVANSAIRSVSTDRATMLLFMQGQRGLPPGERYISATVRVTFAKGSDARWRVDDLTVLTKPRPVGRGK; encoded by the coding sequence GTGACAGCGGTCGCCGACACCGCGGCGACCACACAAGACACCAACGTCGATCCGCGAGATCATCTGGCGCCGTGGCATTTTCGCGCTACCGCGTTTGCGGTGGACGTATTGCCAGGTGTTGCGGTGTTGACCACCATGGCGTTCGTCGCGTTGAGCGTGCCGCTGCGCAGCGCCTACTGGTGGTTGTGCGTTTCGGTCATCGGCTTCGTTTTCATGCTCATGGCGGTCAACCGGTCATTGCTACCGACGATCACCGGTTGGAGCATGGGCCGGGCGTTTTGTGGCATCGCAGTGGTGCGGCAAGGCGGCGAAGCGGCGGGTCCGTGGCGGCTGCTGCTGAGAGATCTCGCGCACCTGCTGGATACCGGATCGGTGTTGGTGGGTTGGCTTTGGCCACTGTGGGATCCGCGAAAGCGTACGTTCGCAGACCTGCTGTTGCGCACGGAAGTGCGGCGGGTCGATCGGGGTCGGCGCCCGCGCAAGATCAGGCGCCTGACCGGGGTGGCGGTGCTGACTGCGGCGCTGCTGTGCTTGGCGGGCGTCGCGGTGGACTACTGGGTGGTGTACCGCCACGACCACGCGCTCGACCAGGTCCGGAAACAGGTTGCGGTACAGGGACCCAAGATCGTCGCAGAGATGCTGACCTACGATCCCAAAACCCTGCAAAGCGACTTCGAGCATGCCCGGTCGTTGACGACCGACAAATACCGTGAACAACTCGCCGCCCAGCAGCAAGCGGTGCAGAAAGGGCGACCGGTCGTCAACCAGTACTGGGTGGCCAACAGCGCGATACGATCGGTATCCACTGACCGTGCAACGATGTTGTTGTTCATGCAAGGGCAGCGCGGTCTGCCACCTGGTGAGCGGTATATCAGCGCGACTGTCCGGGTGACTTTCGCGAAGGGTTCCGACGCCCGGTGGCGCGTCGACGATCTGACAGTGCTGACCAAACCCAGACCAGTGGGTCGCGGAAAATGA
- a CDS encoding virulence factor Mce family protein, with the protein MLTRFLRRQLILFSVLTVIAIVVLGWYYLRLPSVAGIGQYTLKADLPSSGGLYRTSNVTYRGITIGKVTDVQPTETGAQATMSIDNRYKIPIDATANVHSVSAVGEQYLDLVSVGNPGKYFSPGQTITKGTVPAEIGPALDTANRGLAVLPKEKISSLLDETAQAVGGLGPALQRLTDATQAITSDFNTNIRDVNDIIQHSGPILESQVNSGNAIERWARNLNNLGAQAAQNDQHLQSILTQGAPTADQVSAVFGDVRESLPQTLANLEIVLEMLKRYHNGLEQYLVFLPQGASEAQAVAAPYERDGRLALDLALSINQPPPCLTGFLPASEWRSPADTSPQPLPSGLYCKVPKETPANVVRGSRNIPCVDVPGKRAATPRECRDPKPYVPLGTNPWYGDPNQIKNCPAPGARCDQPINPGQVIPAPSINTGLNPAPADRVAGTPPPISDPLQRPGSGTVQCNGQQPNPCVYTPSGPPTAIYSPQSGELVGPDGVKYAVENSSKTGDDGWKEMLAPAG; encoded by the coding sequence ATGCTGACGCGATTCCTCAGACGACAGCTGATCCTGTTCAGTGTTCTGACAGTGATCGCGATTGTCGTGCTGGGCTGGTATTACCTGCGCCTTCCGAGCGTGGCAGGTATCGGTCAGTACACGCTGAAGGCGGATCTGCCCTCATCCGGCGGTCTGTATCGGACCTCTAATGTCACTTATCGCGGTATCACGATCGGCAAGGTCACCGACGTGCAGCCGACGGAAACCGGTGCGCAGGCAACGATGAGCATCGACAACCGCTACAAGATCCCGATCGATGCGACAGCAAACGTGCATTCGGTGTCGGCCGTTGGTGAGCAGTATCTGGACCTGGTGTCGGTTGGTAACCCGGGCAAGTACTTTTCGCCCGGACAAACCATCACTAAAGGCACTGTGCCCGCTGAGATTGGGCCGGCATTAGACACCGCCAATCGAGGGCTGGCGGTGCTGCCGAAGGAGAAGATCAGTTCGTTGCTCGACGAAACAGCGCAAGCGGTCGGCGGACTCGGTCCAGCGCTGCAACGGCTAACTGACGCAACCCAGGCGATCACCAGCGACTTCAACACCAATATCCGTGACGTCAACGACATCATCCAACACTCCGGGCCGATCCTGGAAAGCCAGGTCAACTCCGGCAATGCCATCGAGCGCTGGGCGCGCAATTTGAACAACCTCGGCGCCCAGGCCGCGCAAAACGACCAGCACCTGCAGAGCATCCTGACTCAGGGAGCGCCAACCGCGGATCAGGTCAGCGCGGTATTCGGCGATGTCCGAGAGTCGTTGCCGCAGACGCTGGCGAACCTCGAGATCGTGCTCGAGATGCTCAAGCGTTATCATAACGGGCTCGAACAGTATTTGGTGTTCCTGCCACAAGGGGCTTCGGAGGCACAGGCAGTTGCAGCGCCCTACGAGCGCGATGGGCGCCTCGCGCTCGACTTGGCACTGTCGATCAATCAGCCGCCACCATGTCTGACCGGTTTTCTCCCAGCGTCGGAGTGGCGATCGCCGGCGGACACCAGCCCGCAGCCGTTGCCATCCGGGTTGTACTGCAAGGTTCCGAAGGAAACGCCCGCCAACGTGGTCCGCGGGTCGCGCAACATCCCGTGTGTCGACGTGCCCGGGAAGCGTGCGGCAACGCCGCGCGAGTGCCGCGACCCCAAGCCGTACGTGCCGCTGGGTACGAACCCGTGGTACGGCGACCCGAACCAGATTAAGAACTGTCCTGCACCCGGTGCTCGCTGCGACCAGCCGATCAACCCGGGCCAGGTCATACCCGCACCGTCGATCAACACCGGCCTCAACCCGGCACCCGCCGACCGCGTGGCAGGGACGCCGCCGCCGATCAGCGATCCGCTGCAGCGACCCGGATCGGGTACGGTGCAGTGCAACGGACAGCAGCCGAACCCCTGCGTCTACACTCCCAGCGGGCCTCCCACGGCGATCTACAGTCCGCAAAGCGGTGAGTTGGTTGGGCCCGATGGTGTCAAGTACGCCGTCGAAAACTCGAGCAAAACAGGAGACGACGGATGGAAGGAGATGCTGGCGCCAGCCGGCTGA